Proteins encoded together in one Coffea arabica cultivar ET-39 chromosome 2c, Coffea Arabica ET-39 HiFi, whole genome shotgun sequence window:
- the LOC113725964 gene encoding epoxide hydrolase 2-like — protein MDQIQHKFIEVNGLKLHVAEIGENESKAVLFCHGFPEIWYSWRHQMVAVAKAGYRAIAPDYRGYGLSDPPSVPQEATYSDFISDLYSLLDVLGISKVFLIAKDFGARVAYLFVLLHPERVAGVVTLGIPFLPPVLPPLKEGLPEGFYMARWEEPGRAEADFGRLDPKTVVRNIYILFSRPDVPVAEKNQEIMDLVDSSTPLPSWFTEEDLANYGALYEKSGFQTALKVPYRSLQEVFDVPEVKVDAPALLIMGEKDYCIKFPSMGGYIRSDQAKMFVPRLETVFIPEGSHFVQEQFPGQVNELILNFLKTHS, from the exons ATGGATCAGATTCAACACAAGTTCATTGAAGTGAACGGGCTGAAGCTCCATGTAGCTGAGATTGGAGAAAATGAATCGAAAGCTGTATTGTTCTGTCATGGGTTTCCAGAGATTTGGTATTCTTGGCGTCATCAGATGGTTGCAGTAGCCAAAGCTGGTTATAGAGCCATTGCACCCGATTACAGAGGATATGGACTATCCGACCCACCATCTGTACCCCAGGAGGCTACCTACTCTGACTTCATCAGTGATCTTTATTCCCTCCTTGATGTTCTGGGCATTTCCAAG GTTTTTCTCATAGCGAAAGATTTTGGAGCTAGGGTTGCATACCTTTTTGTGCTTCTCCACCCAGAGAGGGTTGCAGGAGTTGTGACTTTGGGTATACCTTTCCTCCCACCAGTTCTTCCTCCACTGAAAGAGGGCCTTCCTGAAGGCTTCTATATGGCTAGATGGGAG GAACCTGGAAGAGCTGAAGCTGATTTTGGTCGACTTGATCCTAAAACAGTCGTGCGCAACATCTATATCCTGTTCTCCAGACCTGACGTACCAGTAGCTGAGAAAAATCAGGAGATAATGGATTTAGTGGATTCATCTACTCCTCTACCCTCTTGGTTCACCGAAGAAGATCTTGCAAATTATGGTGCTCTCTATGAAAAATCTGGATTCCAAACTGCTCTAAAGGTTCCATATAG GTCACTGCAAGAAGTGTTCGACGTACCAGAAGTCAAGGTTGATGCTCCTGCACTGTTGATAATGGGTGAAAAAGATTATTGCATCAAATTCCCAAGTATGGGGGGCTATATTAGAAGTGATCAAGCTAAAATGTTTGTTCCCAGGTTGGAGACAGTATTCATTCCCGAAGGTAGCCACTTTGTTCAAGAACAATTTCCGGGCCAAGTGAATGAGCTGATACTCAATTTCTTAAAGACCCATAGTTAA
- the LOC140035034 gene encoding NADPH:quinone oxidoreductase-like, whose product MEEAAKTNSPAVPEKAPIRVAAICGSLRKGSCNRGLIRAAIEISKESIGGMIIEYIDISPLPLLNTDLEVNGTFPPEVEAFRDKIRQADSVLFASPDYNYSVTAPLKNAIDWGSRPPNVWADKAAALVGAAGGTGGALQQYHVRQIGVFLNLHFVNKPEFFLRRPLAPPQKCDEDGNLIDGEVRERLKEVLLSLYAFTLRLQGKSK is encoded by the coding sequence ATGGAAGAGGCAGCAAAAACCAATTCTCCAGCCGTGCCCGAAAAAGCCCCCATCAGAGTTGCAGCCATCTGTGGCTCCCTCCGTAAGGGCTCTTGTAATCGAGGCCTCATCCGTGCAGCAATTGAGATATCCAAGGAGTCAATAGGTGGCATGATCATAGAGTATATAGACATTTCACCTTTACCATTGTTGAATACAGATTTAGAAGTGAATGGGACTTTTCCCCCAGAAGTTGAGGCTTTTCGGGATAAGATTCGCCAAGCAGATAGCGTTCTTTTTGCTTCGCCAGACTACAACTACTCTGTCACTGCACCTCTGAAAAATGCTATCGATTGGGGATCAAGACCCCCCAATGTTTGGGCTGATAAGGCTGCTGCACTTGTGGGTGCTGCCGGAGGTACTGGTGGGGCTCTTCAACAGTATCATGTCCGCCAGATTGGAGTCTTTCTTAATCTTCATTTCGTCAATAAGCCTGAGTTTTTCCTCCGGAGGCCTTTAGCCCCGCCCCAAAAGTGTGATGAAGATGGTAACTTGATCGATGGGGAAGTCAGAGAGAGGTTGAAAGAGGTTCTTTTGTCTTTATATGCATTTACCTTGAGACTCCAGGGCAAGTCTAAATGA